The following proteins come from a genomic window of Pleuronectes platessa chromosome 2, fPlePla1.1, whole genome shotgun sequence:
- the LOC128461652 gene encoding transmembrane protein 198 isoform X1, with protein MADPTGLSPEGAGAGIAEVDACSLEIERNYDVIPAVICSMCCLFGIIYCFFGYRCFKAVMFLSGLMFGSVIIFLLCHKEHVLDTQLSVEASAGIGLGIGLLCGLVTMLVRSVGLFMTGLLLGLLLALAALLVTHQFYTPTTVWVPLGSLLGAGMLFAVLTLQWQKLFTMLSTAVFGAAIMTVCADYFVEMLALGTHVYECLRLTPGPPLCWYSWVIMGIWPALSLIGVLVQWKLTDDSFSHTEVVISRRQKRVQLMRIREKDAKKRQQAGGQEGTYRRKPTPVKRYAGDLLAPSYLQSLRDRQMGTGTSLSSLGTANHTMIDLEYDTGSTVPLTATTPVVRV; from the exons ATGGCCGATCCCACCGGGCTAAGCCCTGAAGGGGCGGGGGCAGGCATAGCCGAGGTCGACGCCTGTAGCTTGGAGATAGAGAGGAACTATGATGTCATCCCTGCTGTCATCTGCTCCATGTGTTGCCTGTTTGGCATCATCTACTGCTTCTTTG GTTACCGCTGTTTCAAGGCTGTCATGTTCCTGTCGGGCCTGATGTTTGGCTCTGTCATCATTTTCTTGCTGTGCCACAAGGAGCACGTGCTGGACACCCAGCTGAGCGTAGAGGCCAGTGCTGGTATCGGCCTCGGTATCGGCCTGCTGTGCGGCCTGGTCACGATGCTGGTGCGAAGTGTCGGCCTCTTCATGACTGGCCTGCTACTGGGTCTCCTCCTGGCCCTCGCCGCTCTGCTGGTCACCCACCAGTTCTACACCCCGACCACCGTCTGGGTACCGCTGGGTTCTCTCCTAGGAGCAGGCATGCTGTTTGCCGTGCTGACGCTGCAGTGGCAAAAGCTTTTCACCATGCTTTCCACAGCCGTGTTCGGGGCAGCGATTATGACAGTGTGTGCTGATTATTTTGTGGAGATGTTGGCACTGGGCACACACGTGTATGAGTGCCTGCGGCTCACGCCCGGACCACCTCTCTGCTGGTACAGCTGGGTCATTATGGGCATCTGGCCCGCCCTCAGCCTCATAGGAGTACTGGTCCAGTGGAAACTGACGGATGACAGCTTCTCACACACTGAGG TTGTAATCAGTCGGCGACAGAAGAGAGTCCAGCTGATGCGGATTCGGGAAAAGGACGCCAAGAAGCGACAGCAGGCAGGTGGGCAGGAAGGCACATACCGTCGTAAACCCACCCCAGTGAAACGTTACGCTGGGGATCTACTGGCACCG AGTTACCTGCAAAGTCTTCGAGACAGACAAATGGGCACAGGCACTTCCCTTAGCAGCCTGGGAACTGCCAACCACACCATGATCGACTTGGAGTACGACACCGGCTCCACTGTGCCCCTCACAGCTACAACCCCCGTCGTCAGGGTGTGA
- the LOC128461652 gene encoding transmembrane protein 198 isoform X2, producing MADPTGLSPEGAGAGIAEVDACSLEIERNYDVIPAVICSMCCLFGIIYCFFGYRCFKAVMFLSGLMFGSVIIFLLCHKEHVLDTQLSVEASAGIGLGIGLLCGLVTMLVRSVGLFMTGLLLGLLLALAALLVTHQFYTPTTVWVPLGSLLGAGMLFAVLTLQWQKLFTMLSTAVFGAAIMTVCADYFVEMLALGTHVYECLRLTPGPPLCWYSWVIMGIWPALSLIGVLVQWKLTDDSFSHTEVVISRRQKRVQLMRIREKDAKKRQQAELPAKSSRQTNGHRHFP from the exons ATGGCCGATCCCACCGGGCTAAGCCCTGAAGGGGCGGGGGCAGGCATAGCCGAGGTCGACGCCTGTAGCTTGGAGATAGAGAGGAACTATGATGTCATCCCTGCTGTCATCTGCTCCATGTGTTGCCTGTTTGGCATCATCTACTGCTTCTTTG GTTACCGCTGTTTCAAGGCTGTCATGTTCCTGTCGGGCCTGATGTTTGGCTCTGTCATCATTTTCTTGCTGTGCCACAAGGAGCACGTGCTGGACACCCAGCTGAGCGTAGAGGCCAGTGCTGGTATCGGCCTCGGTATCGGCCTGCTGTGCGGCCTGGTCACGATGCTGGTGCGAAGTGTCGGCCTCTTCATGACTGGCCTGCTACTGGGTCTCCTCCTGGCCCTCGCCGCTCTGCTGGTCACCCACCAGTTCTACACCCCGACCACCGTCTGGGTACCGCTGGGTTCTCTCCTAGGAGCAGGCATGCTGTTTGCCGTGCTGACGCTGCAGTGGCAAAAGCTTTTCACCATGCTTTCCACAGCCGTGTTCGGGGCAGCGATTATGACAGTGTGTGCTGATTATTTTGTGGAGATGTTGGCACTGGGCACACACGTGTATGAGTGCCTGCGGCTCACGCCCGGACCACCTCTCTGCTGGTACAGCTGGGTCATTATGGGCATCTGGCCCGCCCTCAGCCTCATAGGAGTACTGGTCCAGTGGAAACTGACGGATGACAGCTTCTCACACACTGAGG TTGTAATCAGTCGGCGACAGAAGAGAGTCCAGCTGATGCGGATTCGGGAAAAGGACGCCAAGAAGCGACAGCAGGCAG AGTTACCTGCAAAGTCTTCGAGACAGACAAATGGGCACAGGCACTTCCCTTAG